From the genome of Vicinamibacterales bacterium:
TCGACAGGATCCGCGAAGCGGATCTGACGCGCGACCTGTTCGCGCTGGCCGGCGACGCGATGCGCGGCCGCGAGGGAGGCACACTCGACGAGATGACGGCGTCTGCGTGGGTCGCGGAGCGCGCGCGCGAGGCGGGACTCCAGCCGGCGGGCGACAACGGCACGTACTTCCAGTTCTTCCCGCTCGAGCGGCTGCGCGTGTCGCCCGGCCACCGGGAGGGCTGGTATTACCGCAGCGATCACCTCCCGTATGCCCGCGCCGGCATCCCGGCGCTGTTCTTCACGACGCTGCTGCACCCCGATTACCACACGCCGTTCGACAACCCGGATCGGATCGACACGGCAAAGCTGACGAGGATGACGCGCTGGATGTATGCGACCGGGCGCGCGGTCGCCGAGGCCGACAAGGCGCCGGCCGTCGATCCGGCGTTCAAACTGGAGCGCTGCCGCGACTTCACGGGGAATTACTGCGGTGGATGACGGCTGCCGATGTCTGCGGGGCTGCTGACGGGCGAGACGCTCGGCCACTATCGCATCATCGAACGGCTGGCGGCCGGCGCGATGGGCGAGGTCTATCGCGCCGAGGATCTCCGCCTGCGGCGGGACGTCGCCTTGAAGACGATCCGGCCGGAAGACGACCCTGAAGACGGCACGGCGCGCCTCGTCGCCGAAGCGCGGGCGGCCTCCGCGCTCAATCACCCGCACATCGCGGTCGTCTACGAGATCGGCCACGCCATCCGCGGCACCGACTCGCTCGCCTATATCGCCATGGAATACGTCGAGGGGCGGACGCTCGCCGCGCTGGCGCGGGAAGGTCCGCTGGATCTCGACGTCGTGCTCGACATCTTCGAGCAGATCGCCGACGCCCTCGCCGAAGCGGAGCGCGGCGGGATCGTCCACCGCGACCTCAAGCCGGGGAACGTGATGATCGCGCCGTCGGGGCGCGTGAAGGTGCTCGACTTCGGCGTCGCCCTGCGCCAGCGTGCCGCGCCCGCGGGCGCGGACGATCCGACCCGCACCGCCGATCGCATCGAGCTCGGCTCCGGCTTCGCCGGCACCGTCGGCTACGCCGCGCCGGAACAGATGGCGGGGCGCGACGTCGACGTCCGCGCGGACCTGTTCGCGTTCGGCGTCATGCTCTACGAGCTGGTCTGCGGACGCCGGCCGTTCGACGGCGACAATCCGGCGCAGGTGCTGGAAGCGATGCTCACCCGCGAGGTCCCGCCCTTCCCGGATCCGCAGCGCGACCCGCGGCTGCCGGTGCTCGAGCGGTTCGTGCGCCGCCTGCTCGCGCGCGAGCCGGCCGATCGGCCGGCGTCCGCCGCCGGGCTCCGCGCGACGCTGGAGTCGATACGCGTCGCCGTCCGCCCGCCGCAAACGCCGCACGGCGACGCGCCGCCGGTCGTCGCCGTCGCCGGGTTCGTGAACATCTCGGGCAATGCCGATGACGAGTGGCTGGCGGCGGGGCTGGCCGAGACGCTCACCATGGACGCGGCGCAGCTCGAATCGGTCACCGTTCTCTCGCGCGAGCGCGTGCGGGAGATCCTGCGGACGCTGCGGCAGCAGACCGGCGAACCGGAAGAGCGGCTGTACGTGCGGGCGGCGCGCGCGCTGGGGGCGCGCTGGGTCGTCGCCGGCGGCTTTCAGCGTTCCGGTGCGGCCGTGCGGGTCACCGCCTCGCTCACCGACGTGGTCAGCGGCGAGATCGTCCGCACCGCGCGGGTGGACGGAAACGTCGACGGCATCTTCGAGCTGCAGGATCGGCTCGTTCGCGAACTGGCCGGCTCGCTGCGCGCCGCGATGTCGCCGGCCGCGCCGCTCCCCGACACCGAGGTGGTGAGCGCCTACGAGGCGTTCTCCCTCGGCGTGCTGAACCGCCAGGCGGAGAGCTTCGAGGCGCTCGACCGCGCCGTGTTGCTGTTCGAGCGTGCCATCGCCCTCGATCCCGCCTACGCCCGCGCGCACGTCGAGCTCGGCGCCGCGCTCGGCGCCAAGGCGGACTACCTGTCGATGCCGGAGCTGAACGCGCGCGCGCTGGTCAGCCTGCGCCGCTCCCTGGAGCTGCAGCCCGGGTCGGCCCGCGCCTGGCGCGAGCTCGGCTCCGCGCTGGTCCTCGTCGGCGACAACGCGGGCGCGACGGCGGCGCTGCGCCGCGCACTCGAGATCCATCCCGACGATGCGAGCTCGCTGGGGACGATGGGGCGCGTGCTGTTCATCGGCTACGCCCGCTTTCCGGAAGCGGCCGAATGGTTCGATCGCGCGCTCGAACAGAATCCCAACGCCGGCTGGTACTCGCTGCAGCTCGCGCACTGCGCCGCGCTCCTGCGTGAGTTCGAACGCGGCGAGCGCGCCGCGGCGCGCTCGATGGAACTGCAGGAGACGTTCCTGTCGGGACGCCAGGGGCTGTTCATCGCCGGCGGATACATGCGCGCCGGCCACCTCGCGGCGCTCCAGGGGCGCCACGCCGACGCGGTGAATTTCTTCCGGCGCGAGATCGACTTCCTGGTGCGGACCGAGCATCCGCTTCGCCACCGCATCCTGGTGGAACTGAACGCGCGGCTCGGCGCGTCCTACCAGCGCCTCGGCGACAGCCACCGCGCGAACCACCTGTTCGACGTCGCGCTGGAGAGCTTCGAGCGCCGCATCCGGCTCGGCGCCGACGATCCGTTCACGCGGTACTACGCGGCCGCCGTACACGCGCTGCGCGGCGACGCCGAACCGGCGCTGGCGTTCCTCGAGCGCGCCCTGGCGCGCATGCCCGCGTTCACCGCCGCCCGCGCCGCCATCGAACCCGAGTTCGCGTCGCTCCGCGAGGATCCGCGATTTCAGCGGCTGGTGCCGCGATAGGCAGATGGAGGCAATGCCGCGATGGCGATGAAATTCTCGGATGTCACTCCCAACCTGGTCGTGTCCAGCGTCGAGCGCAGCATGGCCTTCTATCGCGACGTGCTCGGCTTCGCCGTCACCGCCACCGTGCCCGACGCCGGGCCGTTCGCCTTCGCATGGATGCAGCGCGACGGCGTCAGCGTGTTCCTCAACAGCCATGAATCCGTCGAGGAGCACGCCGATCTCGCGGCGCGCCCGATCGGCGGCACCGCGACCGTCTTCATCACCATCGACGCCGAGGACGTGGCGGAGGGGGTCGACGCCCTGTTCGCCTCCGTCTCATCCCGCGCCAGGGTGATGATGGGACTGAAGGACCAGTTCTACGGCATGCGCGAGTTCGGGATCGAAGATCCCGACGGTTACGTGATCTTCTTCGCGCAGCGCATCGCCGGCCGCTAAGCCTTCTTCGCGTGCAGCGAGAACGCGGCGCCCTGCGGGTCGATGCCGTTCAGGATCCAGTCGCCGCCCGGAACTTCCATCGGCCCGTTGATCACCTGGCCGCCGTTCGCCTTCACCCGGTCGACGGCGGCATTGATGTCGGGCACGCGGAAGTAGATCCCCCAGTGGGGCGGCACGTGCGCCATCTCTTTCGGCTTGTTCATCATGCCGCCGAGCATGCGGCTGCCGCGATTGAACATCTGGTAGGTGCCCATCCCGGGGCCCATGTCCATCGCTTCGCTCGGCTGCCAGTTGAACAGCTCCTGGTAGAACTTCGAGGCCGCCTGCCAGTCCGTGGTCATCAGCTCGAGCCACGAGGCCTCGCCGATCTCGGGATCCCCCTCCGGCCGTCCCTCCCGGGGCTCCGGCTCCATCACGTAGAACGGCGCGCCCTGCGGATCCTTCATCATCTGCATCCGTCCGACGGTGGGGACGGTCATCAACGGCGACAGCTCGCTTCCGCCGAGCCGCTTGATCTTCGCGACCGCATCCTGGAGGTCGGGCACGCCGATATACATCGACCAGAACGGCGGCATGTTCATGCCGTCGGGCGTCTTCATCACGCCGCCGACGCCGACGTCGCCCGCTCGCTTGAAGATGGTGTAGGGCGTCGGGGAGTCGCCGAACGGCGCCGACGTCCAGCCGACGACGGCGTTGTAGAACTTTTCCGCCGCCTTGGGATCGGACGTCATCAGTTCCGACCAGACATGGCGGCCCAGAAGGGTGGGAGCTGCTACGGTCGTCATGGTGCCTCCATTTTTGTTCGCAGCCGCCTATTTCAGCACACCTGCAGGACGATGGCGCAACCCTGGGACGAACGGTTGGTCGAGCTGCGGAGACGGATCTTGATCTCAGCCCACCCGCACAGCCATCATCGTCGCGTCGTCGAACAGATCGCGGCCGCCGCGGAACTTCGCGATCGCGAGTTCGACGGTCGCCAGCACCTCGTCGGCGCTGGACACCGACGATGCGGCGACGAGCGCCTCGAGCCGCTCGGAGCCGAACATCTCGCCGCGATCGTTCTCCATCTCGACGCAGCCGTCCGTGTAGAAGAACAGCAGATCGCCGGCGCCGAGCTGCACTTCGATTTCCTTGTATCCGTGCCCGGCGAGCAGGCCGACCGGCAGGCCGGTGGATGACATCTTCTCGAGCCGCCCGTCCGTGCGCAGCACGAACTGCGGATGGTGGCCGGCGTTGACGTAGCGCATGCGCCGGGTCGCCGGATCGAGAATCGCCATGAACAGCGTCGAGTACACCGGACCGGGTGAATTCGCTTCGATGTCGTCGTCGATCGCGTCGGCGATTGCCGAGAGCTCCTGCCCGAGCGCGAAGCGGGTGCGCAGCGAAGCCTGGATGTTGGCCATCAGCAGCGCCGCGCCGACGCCCTTGCCCGAGACGTCGCCGACGAGCAGCGCGATCAGGCCGGAGTCGAGCACGAAGTAATTGAAGAAGTCGCCCCCCACCTCCCGCGCCGGTACCGACACGCCTTTCACTTCGGTGAGGCCGAGCTGCAGCGGGGCGTGCGGCAGCATCTCCGATTGAATGCGGCGGCCGAGCTCCAGCTCGCGGCGGATGCGTTCCTGTTCGACCGCCGAGCGCTGATGCTGCTCGACGTCCGCCGCCATCTGGTTGAACGCGGCGGCGAGGCGTCCGATCTCGTCCCCCGATTTCACCGGCACGCGCGCGCTGTAATCGCCGTGCGCGATGCGGCCGACGCCGTCGGTCAACGTGGTGAGATTCTTCGTCAGGCGCCCCGACAGCGGCACCATGCCGACGAGCGCGACGGCGATGAACAGCAGTCCGAAGCCGGCGTTGCGCGCGGTGGTGCGGCGCAGATCGCTGAGCAGATTGCCGACCGGACGCGCGATGCCGAAGCGGAGTCCGGCGCCGGATCGATCCGGCATGGTGACGACCACCCAGTCGCCGACGCGCTTGGTGCCCGGTGTGT
Proteins encoded in this window:
- a CDS encoding M28 family peptidase encodes the protein MRRLLVAVLAAAALGAAPADPIDRIREADLTRDLFALAGDAMRGREGGTLDEMTASAWVAERAREAGLQPAGDNGTYFQFFPLERLRVSPGHREGWYYRSDHLPYARAGIPALFFTTLLHPDYHTPFDNPDRIDTAKLTRMTRWMYATGRAVAEADKAPAVDPAFKLERCRDFTGNYCGG
- a CDS encoding protein kinase encodes the protein MSAGLLTGETLGHYRIIERLAAGAMGEVYRAEDLRLRRDVALKTIRPEDDPEDGTARLVAEARAASALNHPHIAVVYEIGHAIRGTDSLAYIAMEYVEGRTLAALAREGPLDLDVVLDIFEQIADALAEAERGGIVHRDLKPGNVMIAPSGRVKVLDFGVALRQRAAPAGADDPTRTADRIELGSGFAGTVGYAAPEQMAGRDVDVRADLFAFGVMLYELVCGRRPFDGDNPAQVLEAMLTREVPPFPDPQRDPRLPVLERFVRRLLAREPADRPASAAGLRATLESIRVAVRPPQTPHGDAPPVVAVAGFVNISGNADDEWLAAGLAETLTMDAAQLESVTVLSRERVREILRTLRQQTGEPEERLYVRAARALGARWVVAGGFQRSGAAVRVTASLTDVVSGEIVRTARVDGNVDGIFELQDRLVRELAGSLRAAMSPAAPLPDTEVVSAYEAFSLGVLNRQAESFEALDRAVLLFERAIALDPAYARAHVELGAALGAKADYLSMPELNARALVSLRRSLELQPGSARAWRELGSALVLVGDNAGATAALRRALEIHPDDASSLGTMGRVLFIGYARFPEAAEWFDRALEQNPNAGWYSLQLAHCAALLREFERGERAAARSMELQETFLSGRQGLFIAGGYMRAGHLAALQGRHADAVNFFRREIDFLVRTEHPLRHRILVELNARLGASYQRLGDSHRANHLFDVALESFERRIRLGADDPFTRYYAAAVHALRGDAEPALAFLERALARMPAFTAARAAIEPEFASLREDPRFQRLVPR
- a CDS encoding VOC family protein, which gives rise to MAMKFSDVTPNLVVSSVERSMAFYRDVLGFAVTATVPDAGPFAFAWMQRDGVSVFLNSHESVEEHADLAARPIGGTATVFITIDAEDVAEGVDALFASVSSRARVMMGLKDQFYGMREFGIEDPDGYVIFFAQRIAGR
- a CDS encoding VOC family protein; the protein is MTTVAAPTLLGRHVWSELMTSDPKAAEKFYNAVVGWTSAPFGDSPTPYTIFKRAGDVGVGGVMKTPDGMNMPPFWSMYIGVPDLQDAVAKIKRLGGSELSPLMTVPTVGRMQMMKDPQGAPFYVMEPEPREGRPEGDPEIGEASWLELMTTDWQAASKFYQELFNWQPSEAMDMGPGMGTYQMFNRGSRMLGGMMNKPKEMAHVPPHWGIYFRVPDINAAVDRVKANGGQVINGPMEVPGGDWILNGIDPQGAAFSLHAKKA